A window of Campylobacter lari subsp. lari contains these coding sequences:
- the purQ gene encoding phosphoribosylformylglycinamidine synthase subunit PurQ: MKVAIIRFPGTNCEFDTAYAFEKLGVKTEIIWHERQDFSADLIVLPGGFSYGDYLRCAAIAKLAPAMKTLKEHVQKGGYVLGICNGFQILLELGLLKGAMKHNNSLSFISKMQALEVVSNNNAFLKNFQKNDIIELPIAHGEGNYFNSEDNIKMLEDKDMILLRYINNPNGSLNDIAGICDENKKVFGLMPHPERMCDDILGSKVGLKMFEGFLNC; this comes from the coding sequence ATGAAAGTAGCTATTATTCGTTTTCCTGGAACTAATTGTGAGTTTGATACGGCTTATGCTTTTGAAAAACTAGGTGTAAAAACTGAAATCATTTGGCATGAAAGACAAGATTTTAGTGCAGATTTAATTGTTTTACCAGGTGGATTTTCTTATGGAGATTATTTAAGATGTGCTGCTATTGCAAAACTTGCTCCTGCTATGAAAACACTTAAAGAACATGTACAAAAAGGTGGATATGTCCTAGGTATTTGCAATGGTTTTCAAATTTTACTAGAGCTTGGTCTTTTAAAGGGAGCTATGAAACACAACAATAGCTTAAGTTTTATTTCTAAGATGCAAGCATTAGAAGTAGTATCAAACAATAATGCTTTTTTGAAAAATTTCCAAAAAAATGACATTATAGAATTACCTATTGCTCACGGAGAAGGAAATTATTTTAATAGTGAAGATAATATTAAAATGCTAGAAGATAAAGATATGATTTTATTAAGATATATCAATAATCCAAACGGTTCTTTAAATGATATAGCTGGGATTTGCGATGAGAATAAAAAAGTTTTTGGACTTATGCCACACCCTGAAAGAATGTGTGATGATATACTTGGCTCAAAAGTAGGACTTAAAATGTTTGAAGGATTTTTAAATTGCTAA
- a CDS encoding AAA family ATPase, with product MKNKKIILASFLLLCVLLAIFFVKNQPENISKAYYEELLNNDLIQKAIIDQNEILLKSKEGNFLIAKELVNLGTLWEKIPLEYSKEYNLSSIFLVLILLTFLISFLMFLNKKNKYKQNLLSSQKDILENNESKNIIKAVVSDVKFDDVAGVEEAKVELLEIVDFLKNPTKYKNFGVKMPKGVLLVGPPGVGKTLIAKAVAGEAGVPFFYQSGASFVEIYVGMGAKRVRELFLKAKSQAPSIIFIDEIDAIGKSRGDFSNVERDSTLNQLLTQMDGFEDNSGVIVIAATNKIDLMDSALLRSGRFDRRIFISLPDFNDRVKILKNYMREKNSNVNLEKIAKVSVGFSGAALETLVNEAAINAIRRKSNLIEENDFFAVLNKVLMGKKKIFSLNDKERKIQASYQAAKALCAFYFDVKFEKITLIEDRFKEYENTIKSRSELLNKIKVYLAGNIAMQILFNETYTNAQADFLKIKELINFMENFDMIDENFLQEQKQEVKEFLELMKIKVEKLANFLLENEKIEKKDVENIIME from the coding sequence ATGAAAAATAAAAAAATCATTCTAGCTTCATTTTTACTTCTTTGTGTGCTTTTGGCTATTTTTTTTGTAAAAAATCAACCTGAAAATATTAGCAAAGCATACTATGAAGAGCTTTTAAATAATGATTTAATACAAAAAGCGATTATAGATCAAAATGAAATTTTATTAAAAAGTAAAGAAGGAAATTTTTTAATAGCAAAAGAGCTTGTAAATTTAGGCACTTTGTGGGAAAAAATTCCTTTAGAATATTCAAAAGAATATAACCTAAGTAGTATTTTTCTTGTATTAATTCTACTGACTTTTTTGATAAGCTTTTTGATGTTTTTAAATAAAAAAAACAAATATAAACAAAATTTATTATCATCACAAAAAGATATCTTAGAAAACAATGAAAGTAAAAATATAATAAAAGCTGTTGTAAGTGATGTAAAATTTGATGATGTAGCAGGGGTTGAAGAGGCAAAAGTCGAGCTTTTAGAAATTGTTGATTTTTTAAAAAATCCAACAAAATATAAAAATTTTGGTGTAAAAATGCCAAAAGGTGTTTTGCTAGTTGGCCCTCCTGGTGTTGGTAAAACATTGATAGCCAAAGCCGTAGCAGGCGAGGCTGGGGTACCATTTTTTTATCAAAGTGGGGCTAGTTTTGTTGAAATTTATGTAGGTATGGGTGCAAAAAGAGTTAGAGAACTTTTTTTAAAAGCAAAATCTCAAGCCCCAAGCATTATTTTTATAGATGAAATCGATGCTATAGGTAAAAGTAGGGGAGATTTTTCAAATGTTGAAAGAGACAGTACTTTAAATCAGCTTTTAACGCAAATGGATGGTTTTGAAGATAATAGCGGGGTTATAGTTATAGCTGCTACAAATAAAATCGATCTTATGGATAGTGCTTTACTAAGATCTGGTCGTTTTGATAGAAGAATTTTTATATCTTTGCCAGATTTTAATGATAGGGTTAAAATTTTAAAAAATTACATGAGAGAAAAAAACTCTAATGTAAATTTAGAAAAAATTGCTAAAGTAAGTGTGGGCTTTAGCGGGGCAGCATTAGAAACTTTAGTCAATGAAGCAGCAATTAATGCTATAAGAAGAAAGTCTAATTTGATAGAAGAAAATGATTTTTTTGCGGTTTTAAATAAGGTTTTAATGGGCAAAAAAAAGATTTTTTCACTAAATGATAAAGAAAGAAAAATTCAAGCAAGCTATCAAGCAGCAAAGGCTTTGTGCGCTTTTTATTTTGATGTTAAATTTGAAAAAATAACCTTAATTGAAGATAGATTTAAAGAGTATGAAAATACTATAAAATCAAGATCAGAACTTTTAAATAAAATAAAAGTTTATTTAGCTGGAAATATAGCAATGCAAATTTTATTTAATGAAACTTATACTAACGCTCAAGCTGATTTTTTAAAGATTAAAGAATTGATAAATTTTATGGAAAATTTTGACATGATAGATGAAAATTTTTTACAAGAGCAAAAGCAAGAAGTGAAAGAATTTCTGGAATTGATGAAAATAAAGGTTGAAAAATTAGCTAATTTTCTTTTAGAAAATGAAAAAATTGAAAAAAAAGATGTTGAAAATATTATAATGGAGTAA
- the purS gene encoding phosphoribosylformylglycinamidine synthase subunit PurS, translated as MKVIVNITLKNGVLDPQGKVIEKALHSLDFNNIANVKTSKQISFDIACDNKEEALKQVDLMCKELLANTVIEDYEIIL; from the coding sequence ATGAAGGTAATTGTAAATATTACACTAAAAAATGGGGTTTTAGATCCTCAAGGCAAAGTCATAGAAAAGGCTTTGCATTCTTTAGATTTTAATAACATAGCAAATGTTAAAACCTCAAAACAAATTAGTTTTGACATAGCTTGTGATAATAAAGAAGAAGCTTTAAAACAAGTTGATTTAATGTGTAAAGAATTGCTTGCAAATACTGTGATAGAAGATTATGAGATAATATTATGA
- the htpG gene encoding molecular chaperone HtpG gives MQFQTEVNQLLQLMIHSLYSNKEIFLRELISNASDALDKLSYLSVSNDAYKNLKFEPKIQINFNQEAKTLTISDNGIGMNKEDLINNLGTIAKSGTKSFLENLSGDAKKDSQLIGQFGVGFYSAFMVADKIEVLSKKALEDKAYVWISDANGYEIEDASKDEQGTCITLHLKDEEFLNSYRIESIVEKYSNHIQFPIFMEKEEILPLEEGEKEPKKELKNTQINTASALWRQNKASLKAEDYEKFYEQNFHDSNKPMLYIHTKAEGSIEYNSLFFIPSQAPFDLYRVDYKSGLKLYVKRVFISDDDKELLPTYLRFVRGIIDIEDLPLNVSREILQENKILKSVQEASVKKILAELKKFKEKDKENYLKFHENFGKVLKEGLYGFGENKDAIAKLLYFKNSNKEELIDLEEYKQNLAQDQKEIFYITGKNEKILRNSPLLESYKQKNINVLLLDEEIDTIVMPMMNEFEGLKFSAINHLASEETSEEQKAEFAPLLIKIKEALKDEVEEVKLSQRLSNSPSCIVYDQNKPDFAMQQILKQMGQEQQVKPILEINPNHEILKALKENDALANDMAHILLNMAKLSEGMGIDNPSEFNNALNKIVSKALEK, from the coding sequence ATGCAATTTCAAACTGAAGTTAATCAACTTTTACAACTTATGATTCATTCTTTGTATTCTAACAAAGAAATATTTTTAAGAGAGCTTATATCTAATGCTAGTGATGCTTTAGATAAGCTAAGTTATTTAAGCGTAAGTAATGATGCTTATAAAAATTTAAAATTTGAACCAAAAATTCAAATCAATTTTAACCAAGAAGCAAAAACCCTAACCATAAGTGATAATGGTATAGGAATGAATAAAGAAGATTTAATCAACAATCTTGGAACCATAGCAAAAAGCGGTACAAAAAGCTTTTTGGAAAATTTAAGCGGAGATGCTAAAAAAGACTCTCAACTTATAGGCCAATTTGGTGTTGGCTTTTATTCAGCTTTCATGGTGGCTGATAAAATAGAGGTTTTAAGCAAAAAAGCCTTAGAAGATAAAGCATATGTGTGGATATCTGATGCAAATGGCTATGAGATAGAAGATGCTAGCAAAGATGAGCAAGGTACTTGCATAACCTTGCATTTAAAAGATGAAGAATTTTTAAATTCTTATCGTATTGAAAGTATAGTAGAAAAATACTCAAATCACATACAATTTCCTATTTTTATGGAAAAAGAAGAAATTTTACCTTTAGAAGAAGGTGAAAAAGAACCTAAAAAAGAATTAAAAAACACTCAAATTAATACAGCAAGTGCTTTATGGAGACAAAATAAAGCAAGCTTAAAGGCTGAAGATTATGAAAAATTTTATGAGCAAAATTTTCATGATTCAAATAAACCTATGCTTTATATACACACAAAAGCAGAAGGCTCTATAGAGTATAATTCTTTATTTTTTATACCTTCTCAAGCTCCATTTGATTTATATAGAGTAGATTATAAAAGTGGTTTAAAACTTTATGTTAAAAGAGTCTTTATAAGCGATGATGATAAAGAATTATTACCAACTTATTTAAGATTTGTGCGTGGGATTATTGATATAGAAGATTTACCACTTAATGTAAGCCGTGAAATCTTGCAAGAAAATAAAATTTTAAAAAGTGTCCAAGAAGCAAGTGTCAAAAAAATCCTAGCTGAACTTAAAAAATTCAAAGAAAAAGACAAAGAAAACTACCTTAAATTCCATGAAAATTTTGGAAAAGTTTTAAAAGAAGGTTTGTATGGTTTTGGTGAAAATAAAGACGCTATAGCCAAGCTTTTATATTTTAAAAATTCAAACAAAGAAGAATTAATCGATCTTGAAGAATACAAACAAAACTTAGCTCAAGATCAAAAAGAAATTTTTTACATCACTGGAAAAAATGAGAAAATTTTAAGAAATTCTCCACTTCTTGAAAGCTATAAACAAAAAAATATCAATGTATTATTGCTTGATGAAGAAATTGATACTATAGTAATGCCAATGATGAATGAATTTGAAGGTTTGAAATTTAGCGCTATTAATCATTTAGCTAGCGAAGAAACTAGCGAAGAACAAAAGGCTGAATTTGCACCATTGCTTATTAAAATCAAAGAAGCATTAAAAGATGAAGTTGAAGAGGTAAAACTTAGCCAAAGACTTTCAAATAGCCCAAGCTGTATAGTTTATGATCAAAATAAACCTGATTTTGCTATGCAACAAATTCTTAAACAAATGGGGCAAGAGCAACAAGTTAAACCTATACTTGAAATCAATCCTAACCATGAAATACTAAAAGCTTTAAAAGAAAATGATGCTTTAGCTAATGATATGGCTCATATACTTTTAAATATGGCTAAACTTAGTGAGGGAATGGGTATAGACAATCCTAGCGAATTTAACAATGCTTTAAATAAAATCGTTTCCAAGGCTTTAGAAAAATGA
- a CDS encoding S41 family peptidase has translation MKTKRNLIIAASICSLVTASFIFTNLQAKNPTPSEAEKKIEALSKLTRTMSIIEQYYVDDVNYTDLVDKSIAGLLTNLDAHSSFLDEKGYKELKEQTNGEFGGLGFTITQKDGAITVVAPIEGSPADKAGIKTDDIILRINNESTLGMTLNEAVSKMRGEPKTKVTLTIYRKGDAKPFDVNLKRDIIKVDSVYTKLIENENLLYLRVTNFDKNVVDEASKAIKKHSNVKGIILDLRTNPGGILNQAVGLVNLFVDKGVIVSQKGKIESENVEFKANPSKKITNAPLVVLVNGGSASASEIVSGALQDFKRAIIVGEKTFGKGSVQLILPMDEKGKEGLRLTIAKYYLPSGRTIQAVGVSPDIEVFPGKVSKEENHGFEIKESDLKKHLQAELDKIGHQEKKKDNKEDKNIITKEQINNDIQLKTAIDAIKILNITKGE, from the coding sequence TTGAAGACAAAAAGAAATCTTATTATCGCAGCTAGTATTTGTAGTTTAGTAACCGCTTCTTTTATTTTTACTAATTTACAAGCTAAAAACCCCACTCCTAGTGAAGCAGAAAAGAAAATAGAAGCTTTATCCAAACTCACAAGAACCATGTCCATTATAGAGCAATATTATGTTGATGATGTTAATTATACAGATTTAGTTGATAAATCCATTGCAGGTTTACTAACAAATTTAGATGCTCATTCATCTTTCTTAGATGAAAAAGGTTATAAAGAACTTAAAGAGCAAACTAATGGAGAATTTGGTGGACTTGGCTTTACAATTACACAAAAAGATGGTGCAATCACTGTGGTAGCACCAATAGAAGGAAGTCCAGCGGACAAAGCAGGCATTAAAACAGATGATATTATCTTAAGAATTAATAACGAATCAACCTTAGGTATGACTTTAAATGAAGCTGTTTCTAAAATGCGCGGAGAACCTAAGACAAAGGTTACCTTAACTATTTATAGAAAAGGTGATGCAAAACCATTTGATGTCAATTTAAAAAGAGATATTATAAAAGTAGATAGCGTTTATACAAAATTAATCGAAAATGAAAACTTGCTTTATCTAAGAGTGACTAATTTTGATAAAAATGTCGTAGATGAAGCTAGTAAAGCGATCAAAAAACATTCTAATGTAAAAGGAATCATACTAGATCTTAGAACCAACCCAGGTGGTATTTTAAATCAAGCTGTAGGTTTGGTAAATCTTTTTGTAGATAAAGGAGTCATTGTTTCACAAAAAGGAAAAATAGAAAGTGAAAATGTAGAATTTAAAGCAAATCCTAGTAAAAAAATTACCAACGCGCCTTTAGTAGTGCTTGTAAATGGTGGTAGCGCTAGTGCAAGTGAGATTGTAAGCGGAGCTTTACAAGATTTCAAACGCGCTATTATAGTGGGTGAAAAAACTTTTGGAAAAGGCAGTGTGCAGCTTATATTACCTATGGATGAAAAAGGTAAAGAAGGTTTAAGACTTACTATAGCAAAATATTATTTACCAAGTGGTAGAACCATACAAGCTGTCGGAGTTAGTCCTGATATAGAAGTATTCCCTGGAAAAGTAAGTAAAGAAGAAAATCATGGCTTTGAAATCAAAGAGAGCGATCTAAAAAAGCACTTACAAGCTGAACTTGACAAAATCGGACATCAAGAAAAGAAAAAAGATAATAAAGAAGATAAAAATATCATCACCAAAGAGCAAATTAATAACGACATACAGCTAAAAACTGCAATAGATGCAATCAAAATTTTAAACATCACAAAAGGAGAGTAA
- the mog gene encoding molybdopterin adenylyltransferase → MVKIGILVLSDRASSGIYEDKSGVEIEKILNEYIKNDKEFFYELIPDEFDLIVEKLNFLAQEKKCDLVFTTGGTGPALRDVTPEATEVVCDKMLPGFGELMRAKSLEYVPTAILSRQSAGIKNKTLIVNLPGNPKAIRECMEPIFPAIPYCVDLIGGAYIENNEEVISVFRPKKK, encoded by the coding sequence ATGGTTAAAATAGGAATTTTAGTTTTATCAGATAGAGCAAGTAGTGGAATTTATGAGGATAAATCCGGAGTTGAGATAGAAAAAATTTTAAATGAGTATATTAAAAATGATAAAGAGTTTTTTTATGAATTAATCCCTGATGAGTTTGATTTAATTGTTGAAAAATTAAATTTTTTAGCACAAGAGAAAAAATGTGATTTGGTTTTTACTACAGGTGGTACTGGACCTGCATTGCGTGATGTTACTCCTGAGGCAACTGAAGTAGTATGTGATAAAATGCTTCCTGGTTTTGGGGAATTAATGCGTGCAAAAAGCTTAGAATATGTCCCAACAGCCATACTTTCAAGACAAAGCGCTGGCATTAAAAATAAAACTTTGATTGTAAATTTACCTGGAAATCCTAAGGCTATAAGAGAGTGTATGGAGCCTATATTCCCTGCTATTCCATATTGTGTGGATTTAATAGGCGGAGCTTATATAGAAAATAATGAAGAGGTAATTTCTGTATTTAGACCAAAGAAAAAGTAA
- the purC gene encoding phosphoribosylaminoimidazolesuccinocarboxamide synthase has translation MATKLDLLYEGKGKKMYKTDDENLLITEFKDDLTAFNAEKRGNEAGKGALNCKISTEIFHLLEKEGIKTHLVETISDKEQIVKKCNIIPIEVITRNVATGSLTKRLGIKEGTILPFAVVEFCYKNDDLGDPIINDEHCLILNLVKSEKDLELIKNIARQINSILVKFFESKGLRLIDFKLEFGIDNEGNMILADEISPDSCRFWDSKTNEKLDKDRFRQDLGNVKMAYEEVLKRILS, from the coding sequence ATGGCAACAAAATTAGATCTTTTATACGAAGGAAAAGGCAAAAAAATGTATAAAACTGATGATGAGAATTTACTCATCACAGAATTTAAAGATGATTTGACTGCTTTTAATGCAGAAAAAAGAGGTAATGAAGCAGGAAAAGGTGCGTTAAATTGTAAAATTAGTACTGAAATTTTTCATCTTTTAGAAAAAGAAGGTATTAAAACACATCTAGTAGAAACTATTAGTGACAAAGAACAAATTGTTAAAAAATGCAATATTATACCTATTGAAGTTATCACTAGAAATGTAGCTACGGGATCTTTAACAAAAAGATTAGGTATTAAAGAAGGCACGATTTTACCTTTTGCTGTAGTTGAGTTTTGTTATAAAAATGATGATTTGGGTGATCCTATTATCAATGATGAGCATTGTTTGATTTTAAATTTAGTAAAAAGTGAAAAAGATTTAGAATTAATAAAAAATATAGCAAGACAAATCAATTCTATCTTAGTTAAATTCTTTGAATCTAAAGGCTTAAGATTGATTGATTTTAAATTAGAATTTGGTATTGATAATGAAGGAAATATGATATTAGCTGATGAAATTAGCCCTGATAGTTGTAGATTTTGGGATAGCAAAACTAATGAAAAATTAGATAAAGATCGCTTTAGACAAGATCTAGGTAATGTAAAAATGGCCTATGAAGAAGTATTAAAAAGAATTTTAAGTTAG
- the crcB gene encoding fluoride efflux transporter CrcB, giving the protein MIGTILAVGFGGFLGAISRMLTSSFFNKIIPHDFPYGTLLVNIIGSFLMGLFFSYASSKGVHIFTKSLISTGFLSAFTTFSTFSYENLLFLQSGDYFHFFLNIILNVILCLLAVWIGFLIFK; this is encoded by the coding sequence TTGATTGGCACGATTTTAGCTGTAGGTTTTGGTGGCTTTTTAGGAGCCATATCCAGAATGCTTACTAGTAGCTTTTTTAATAAAATCATTCCACATGATTTTCCCTATGGCACTTTACTTGTTAATATCATAGGATCTTTTTTAATGGGCTTATTTTTTTCTTATGCAAGCTCTAAAGGTGTACATATTTTTACTAAAAGTTTGATTAGCACAGGTTTTTTAAGTGCTTTTACGACTTTTTCAACTTTTTCTTATGAAAATTTGTTATTTTTGCAAAGTGGTGATTATTTTCACTTTTTTCTAAATATTATTTTAAATGTTATCCTTTGTCTTTTGGCAGTATGGATTGGTTTTTTAATTTTTAAATAA
- a CDS encoding rhodanese-like domain-containing protein: protein MKNIAISKDILHEFCIVDVRTPSEWKSGVIKEAILIALCDDNGFMNENFIQEFKEKVDYQNKNIAFVCATGSRSKHSALMIEDALGIECTNLDGGMVALLSQGYEATKKGS from the coding sequence ATGAAAAATATAGCTATTTCTAAAGATATTTTGCACGAATTTTGCATTGTAGATGTAAGAACTCCTAGCGAATGGAAAAGCGGAGTTATAAAAGAAGCTATACTCATCGCACTTTGCGATGATAATGGCTTTATGAATGAAAACTTTATCCAAGAGTTTAAAGAAAAAGTAGATTATCAAAATAAAAACATAGCCTTTGTGTGTGCTACAGGCTCAAGAAGCAAACATAGTGCTTTAATGATAGAAGATGCCCTAGGTATAGAATGTACTAATCTAGACGGTGGCATGGTGGCACTTTTATCGCAAGGTTACGAAGCTACAAAAAAGGGAAGTTAA
- a CDS encoding lysophospholipid acyltransferase family protein, with amino-acid sequence MKIWQRIKALFFWIEFIFSILFLWLCFLFINSQDKIWKLRKTWAKLQKYFINYKIEVIGNLNPQANLLLINHQSLLDIIALEDISQKNISWIAKKELGEIPVFKTMIKKPKIICIDRSPKGLVKLLKEAKERLKEGRILAIFPEGTRSKTQKLLKFKVGAKILSEKLNLKVQPVVVVDSAKILDTQNFSANSGVLKVVFLDLVDTSIDDWLEQTREKMQAILDSERIQA; translated from the coding sequence ATGAAGATTTGGCAAAGAATTAAGGCTTTGTTTTTTTGGATTGAATTTATTTTTTCTATTTTATTTTTATGGCTTTGTTTTTTATTTATAAATTCTCAAGATAAAATTTGGAAACTAAGAAAAACTTGGGCTAAATTACAAAAATATTTTATAAATTACAAAATTGAAGTTATAGGAAATTTAAATCCTCAAGCTAATTTGCTTTTAATTAACCATCAAAGCTTGCTTGATATTATAGCATTAGAAGATATCAGCCAAAAAAATATTTCTTGGATAGCAAAAAAAGAGCTTGGCGAAATTCCAGTATTTAAAACTATGATTAAAAAACCAAAAATCATTTGCATAGATAGAAGTCCAAAAGGCTTAGTAAAGCTTTTAAAAGAGGCTAAAGAAAGATTAAAAGAAGGTAGAATCTTAGCTATTTTTCCAGAAGGAACAAGATCAAAAACCCAAAAACTTTTAAAATTTAAAGTCGGAGCTAAAATTTTAAGTGAAAAACTTAATCTAAAAGTCCAACCTGTGGTAGTCGTTGATTCAGCTAAAATTTTAGACACACAAAACTTTAGTGCAAATAGTGGTGTTTTGAAAGTAGTATTTCTTGATCTTGTTGATACAAGTATAGATGATTGGCTTGAGCAAACCAGAGAAAAAATGCAAGCGATCTTAGATAGCGAAAGGATACAAGCTTGA
- a CDS encoding rhodanese-like domain-containing protein, which translates to MKKVFLSLVLCASFVLAEVKNIDINAEILENYQVIDVRKPSEWAQTGTIKNAIKISFYNEDGSVNKNFIEEIKKISSNKPIAIVCRSGSRSAKASALLDQNGIEVTNLKGGMNALLSQGYETSK; encoded by the coding sequence ATGAAAAAAGTATTTTTATCTTTAGTACTTTGTGCTAGTTTTGTTTTAGCAGAAGTTAAAAATATTGACATTAACGCAGAAATTTTGGAAAATTATCAAGTAATTGATGTTAGAAAACCTAGCGAATGGGCACAAACTGGTACTATAAAAAATGCCATTAAAATTAGCTTTTACAATGAAGATGGCAGTGTAAATAAAAATTTCATCGAGGAAATTAAAAAGATTTCAAGTAACAAACCTATCGCTATAGTTTGTAGAAGTGGTTCAAGAAGTGCTAAAGCTTCTGCTTTACTAGATCAAAACGGCATAGAAGTTACTAATTTAAAAGGCGGTATGAATGCACTTTTATCACAAGGCTATGAAACCTCAAAGTAA